In bacterium, a genomic segment contains:
- the yajC gene encoding preprotein translocase subunit YajC produces the protein MITDCLTFLAMSPAPGEGQAGSGQGAMMMNFLFIGMMVLVFYLLIWRPNAQRQKKHKQMLGNLKKGDRIVTNGGLFATVLNVKEDRLVCTIADGVKVEISRSAVSGVIEQ, from the coding sequence ATGATCACGGATTGTCTGACTTTCCTCGCCATGAGCCCCGCGCCCGGAGAGGGCCAGGCCGGTTCGGGACAGGGCGCCATGATGATGAACTTCCTGTTCATCGGCATGATGGTGCTGGTCTTCTACCTGTTGATCTGGCGACCCAACGCCCAGCGCCAGAAGAAGCACAAGCAGATGCTGGGCAACCTCAAGAAGGGCGACCGCATCGTCACCAACGGCGGTCTCTTCGCCACCGTGCTCAATGTCAAGGAAGACCGGCTGGTCTGCACCATCGCCGACGGCGTGAAGGTCGAGATCTCGCGCAGCGCGGTTTCCGGAGTCATCGAGCAGTAG
- the tgt gene encoding tRNA guanosine(34) transglycosylase Tgt: MSEAAGEFSFTVQRTDIGGAARLGSLTTPHGEVPTPVFMPVGTAGAVKAATFEQVWATGARLILGNTYHLYLRPGHGRISARGGLHRFQGWDGALLTDSAGYQVFSLGDLNRVDEDGVSFRSHLDGSRHRFTPEFSMEIQLALGADIVMAFDHCLPYGAAASAVAEAVDRTSRWLVRCRDAFGAGGRNREARAERVLFGIVQGSVFPAERTRSVEQVASLDLPGYAIGGLSVGEPVTVMREMTAYTAALLPAEKPRYLMGVGFPDDIVESVMMGVDMFDCVLPTRMARNGTAITRDGRLVVRNSAYADDDRPLDPDCACPVCRRHSRGYIRHLFAANEMLGPILATLHNLHVYQDLMRDLREAIAAGTLAAFADAFLARWREGEQRRIAAARDAAPGGR, translated from the coding sequence ATGAGTGAAGCCGCCGGCGAATTCTCCTTCACCGTGCAGCGTACCGACATCGGCGGCGCGGCTCGTCTGGGCTCGCTCACGACACCCCACGGCGAGGTGCCGACGCCCGTCTTCATGCCCGTCGGCACGGCCGGCGCGGTCAAGGCCGCGACCTTCGAACAGGTCTGGGCTACAGGCGCGCGGCTGATCCTGGGCAATACCTACCATCTCTACCTGCGCCCCGGGCACGGGCGCATCTCGGCGCGGGGAGGGCTGCATCGCTTCCAGGGCTGGGACGGCGCGCTGCTGACCGACAGCGCCGGCTATCAGGTGTTCTCCCTCGGCGACCTCAACCGGGTCGACGAGGACGGGGTCTCGTTCCGCTCGCACCTTGACGGCAGCCGGCATCGCTTCACGCCGGAGTTCTCGATGGAGATCCAGCTGGCGCTCGGCGCGGACATCGTCATGGCCTTCGACCACTGCCTGCCCTACGGCGCTGCGGCGTCCGCGGTGGCCGAGGCGGTCGACCGTACGTCGCGCTGGCTTGTGCGCTGCCGCGACGCCTTCGGCGCAGGCGGCCGCAACCGGGAGGCCCGCGCGGAGAGGGTCCTCTTCGGCATCGTGCAGGGCAGCGTGTTCCCCGCCGAACGGACGCGTTCGGTCGAGCAGGTCGCATCCCTGGATCTGCCCGGCTATGCCATCGGCGGCCTCTCGGTCGGGGAGCCCGTGACCGTGATGAGGGAGATGACAGCCTACACCGCGGCCCTGCTGCCCGCGGAGAAGCCGCGCTACCTGATGGGCGTCGGCTTTCCGGACGACATCGTCGAGAGCGTGATGATGGGTGTGGACATGTTCGATTGCGTCCTGCCGACGCGTATGGCCCGCAACGGCACGGCGATCACCCGCGACGGCCGGCTTGTCGTCCGCAACAGCGCCTACGCCGACGACGACCGGCCTCTCGACCCCGATTGCGCCTGTCCGGTCTGCAGGCGGCACAGCCGGGGCTACATCCGCCATCTCTTCGCCGCCAACGAGATGCTGGGTCCGATCCTGGCCACCCTGCACAACCTCCACGTCTACCAGGATCTCATGCGGGATCTGCGGGAGGCGATCGCCGCCGGTACCCTGGCCGCGTTCGCGGACGCCTTCCTGGCCAGATGGCGGGAAGGTGAGCAACGCCGCATCGCGGCCGCGCGCGACGCCGCTCCGGGTGGTCGTTGA
- a CDS encoding S-adenosylmethionine:tRNA ribosyltransferase-isomerase, whose translation GGRVIAVGTTALRVLETVARLRLADRADARAEWPDDATQRPVFAGTARREAAGWCVTGLTRLFVMPPDEIAVADGLITNFHLPGSSLLMLIAAYAGVDVWREVYGHAIEAGYRFYSYGDAMLVMTAGGVPGEARRDE comes from the coding sequence GGCGGCCGCGTGATTGCGGTCGGTACGACCGCCCTGCGTGTGCTCGAGACAGTGGCCCGCCTGCGCCTGGCCGATCGGGCGGACGCGCGCGCCGAGTGGCCCGACGATGCGACGCAGAGGCCGGTGTTCGCTGGCACTGCACGACGCGAGGCGGCAGGCTGGTGCGTGACCGGGCTGACACGGCTGTTCGTCATGCCCCCGGACGAGATCGCCGTGGCCGACGGCCTGATCACGAACTTCCACCTGCCGGGCTCGTCCCTGCTCATGCTGATCGCGGCGTACGCGGGCGTCGACGTGTGGCGGGAGGTCTACGGGCATGCGATCGAGGCGGGCTACCGCTTCTACAGTTACGGGGATGCCATGCTGGTGATGACCGCGGGGGGAGTCCCCGGGGAGGCGAGGCGGGATGAGTGA